One Methanococcus aeolicus Nankai-3 DNA segment encodes these proteins:
- a CDS encoding ABC transporter ATP-binding protein, translated as MTAVLELRNVGKKFITERKEVVAVEDVNFSVNSNEFLSIVGPSGCGKSTLLRMIAGLEKPTSGTLILEGNKIEKPDAERGMVFQQYTLLPWKTVLGNVALGLEIKGMKKEERNKIAKNFIKLIGLEEFENSYPYELSGGMQQRVAIARTLANDPKIVLMDEPFGALDTQTRVILQNELLKIWEKDKKTVVFITHSVEEAVYLSDRVIIMSARPGKIKDIVNIDIDRPRKRTSPEFLEYKNKIVSILKEEVMKSYNRGK; from the coding sequence ATGACTGCTGTGTTGGAGCTCCGAAATGTTGGTAAAAAATTTATTACCGAACGAAAGGAAGTAGTTGCCGTTGAAGATGTAAATTTTTCTGTGAATAGCAATGAGTTTTTATCCATTGTGGGACCTAGTGGTTGCGGAAAATCCACATTATTAAGAATGATTGCAGGGCTTGAAAAACCAACTTCTGGAACATTAATTCTTGAAGGAAATAAAATAGAAAAACCAGACGCAGAAAGGGGAATGGTATTTCAGCAATATACGCTATTGCCGTGGAAAACCGTATTGGGCAATGTAGCATTAGGATTAGAAATAAAAGGCATGAAAAAAGAGGAAAGAAATAAAATAGCAAAAAATTTTATAAAATTGATAGGTTTGGAGGAGTTTGAAAATTCTTATCCATATGAATTAAGTGGAGGTATGCAACAAAGAGTGGCAATAGCTCGAACTCTTGCAAATGACCCAAAAATTGTTTTGATGGACGAACCTTTTGGAGCTCTGGATACTCAAACCAGAGTAATATTACAAAATGAGTTATTAAAAATATGGGAAAAAGATAAAAAAACGGTTGTTTTTATTACTCATAGTGTTGAGGAGGCTGTTTATTTGTCTGATAGAGTTATAATTATGTCGGCGAGACCGGGGAAAATAAAAGATATTGTAAATATTGATATTGATAGACCGCGAAAAAGAACTAGTCCCGAATTTTTAGAATATAAAAATAAAATAGTTTCCATATTAAAAGAGGAAGTAATGAAATCATACAACAGAGGAAAATAA
- a CDS encoding homocitrate synthase family protein, with protein MNWKEVCQYNPKLNLEDCYIYDTTLRDGEQTPGVCFSMEQKLDIAKKLDELGVKQIEAGFPAVSKSEIENVKKIANEGLNAEILALSRALQGDIDKALSCDVDGIITFIAASPLHLKYKLHKSIEEVEEMGMKAVEYAKDHGLFVAFSAEDATRTPIEDLVRIHKNAEEHGADRVHIADTTGCGTPQSIQYICSELSNNLKKAHIGVHCHNDFGLAVINSIYGLLGGAKAASTTVNGIGERAGNAPLEELLLTMNVLYDVKTDLNISIIKELSTMVENYSGIKIPVNKPIVGDKVFYHESGIHVDAVIENPLTYEPFLPERIGQKREIVLGKHSGCSAVESKLKELGLEVPKDRIWDLVKKVKTTREGGEDIDDEMFIKIVDIINKQ; from the coding sequence ATGAATTGGAAAGAAGTTTGTCAATATAATCCAAAGTTGAATTTGGAGGATTGCTATATTTATGATACTACACTTAGAGATGGGGAGCAAACTCCGGGAGTTTGTTTTTCAATGGAACAAAAATTGGATATTGCTAAAAAATTAGATGAATTGGGGGTAAAGCAGATTGAAGCAGGTTTTCCAGCCGTATCTAAATCAGAAATAGAAAATGTAAAAAAAATAGCAAACGAAGGACTAAACGCTGAAATATTGGCGTTATCTCGGGCACTACAAGGAGATATTGATAAGGCATTATCCTGTGATGTAGATGGGATTATTACATTTATAGCAGCTTCTCCTCTTCATTTAAAATATAAACTTCATAAAAGCATCGAGGAAGTAGAAGAGATGGGAATGAAGGCAGTGGAATATGCAAAAGACCACGGGCTATTTGTAGCTTTTTCGGCTGAAGATGCTACAAGGACACCAATTGAGGACCTTGTAAGAATTCATAAAAATGCAGAGGAACACGGAGCAGATAGGGTTCATATAGCAGATACTACGGGCTGTGGAACACCACAATCCATACAATATATATGTTCAGAACTTAGCAATAATTTAAAAAAGGCACATATTGGAGTTCATTGCCATAATGATTTTGGACTTGCCGTAATAAATTCTATTTATGGACTATTGGGTGGTGCAAAAGCAGCATCTACCACAGTAAATGGAATTGGGGAAAGAGCTGGAAATGCACCTTTGGAGGAGCTCCTATTAACTATGAATGTATTATATGATGTAAAAACTGATTTAAATATCTCAATAATAAAGGAATTATCGACAATGGTTGAAAACTATTCGGGGATAAAAATACCAGTAAATAAGCCGATAGTAGGGGATAAAGTATTTTATCATGAAAGCGGAATTCATGTTGATGCAGTAATTGAAAATCCACTAACTTATGAACCATTTTTGCCGGAAAGAATCGGGCAAAAACGAGAAATTGTATTGGGAAAACATTCTGGTTGTAGTGCAGTCGAATCAAAATTAAAAGAGCTTGGCTTAGAAGTTCCAAAAGATAGAATATGGGATTTAGTTAAAAAAGTAAAAACCACCAGAGAAGGCGGGGAAGATATAGACGATGAGATGTTTATAAAAATAGTAGATATAATAAATAAACAATAA
- a CDS encoding helicase, whose amino-acid sequence MGEDYYETLKVVYREYQRVKKHLGRKPNRVEMFKYMDDNLYQKIRSNCKINIFRNYLGFLDKFGELHGEEKEVQNIAGDFLNMVEQTRMTKTYKIPILKSFIRDNNISLKCDEEDIYKSFKEFYNNPENSLDMERHEKTKNFKKWSKWEYVKLAKENPIKFLIKTEGKYFKIDDNYFCLTEQLKPVLDNNIFVDNYIDILEFRRLEYFRWHRLL is encoded by the coding sequence ATGGGGGAGGATTATTATGAAACATTAAAGGTAGTATATCGTGAATATCAAAGAGTAAAAAAACATTTGGGGCGTAAACCAAATAGGGTCGAAATGTTTAAGTACATGGATGATAATCTATATCAAAAAATCAGGAGTAATTGTAAAATCAATATATTTAGAAATTATTTAGGTTTTTTAGATAAATTTGGGGAGCTCCATGGGGAAGAAAAAGAAGTCCAGAATATTGCAGGAGATTTTTTAAATATGGTGGAACAAACACGAATGACGAAAACCTATAAAATTCCTATTTTAAAATCATTTATAAGAGATAATAACATATCTTTAAAATGTGATGAAGAGGATATTTACAAAAGTTTCAAAGAATTTTACAATAATCCGGAGAATTCTTTAGATATGGAACGACATGAAAAAACTAAAAATTTTAAAAAATGGAGTAAATGGGAATATGTAAAATTAGCAAAAGAAAATCCTATAAAATTTTTAATAAAAACAGAAGGAAAATATTTTAAAATAGATGATAATTATTTTTGCTTAACTGAACAGTTGAAACCGGTTTTAGATAATAATATCTTTGTAGATAATTACATAGATATTTTAGAATTTAGGCGTCTGGAATATTTTAGATGGCATCGCTTATTATAA
- a CDS encoding ABC transporter permease — protein sequence MKILKNISLPLLGIIFWEIIAIWLNNPIILPRVESVLSVLLAPQQPILGTGINLMDNTIISIKRVVSGFLIAGLVAVPIGISMGYFSTIRDFFDAGIELLRPIPPLAWVPLALAWFGIGETSMLFIIFIGAFFPILINTIAGVKGVPTILIDSAQTLGAKQKDILLKIIIPASSPSILTGLRIGAGIAWMCVVAAEMLPGSDAGLGYLIMYAYMLSRMDIVVASMIIIGLIGLTLDKVLRYIEDKYFKWKVMMK from the coding sequence ATGAAAATCTTAAAAAATATATCTTTGCCACTACTTGGAATTATATTTTGGGAAATTATTGCAATATGGTTAAATAATCCCATCATTTTACCAAGGGTTGAGTCTGTTTTGTCGGTATTGTTGGCACCACAACAGCCGATACTTGGAACGGGAATAAATTTAATGGATAATACGATAATTAGTATAAAAAGAGTAGTATCTGGATTTCTTATTGCAGGACTTGTTGCAGTTCCTATTGGTATATCAATGGGGTATTTTTCAACAATTAGGGATTTTTTTGATGCAGGAATAGAACTTTTAAGACCTATACCACCACTTGCATGGGTTCCATTGGCATTGGCTTGGTTTGGAATAGGGGAGACTTCGATGTTGTTTATTATATTTATTGGGGCATTTTTTCCGATATTAATAAATACAATAGCAGGCGTGAAAGGAGTTCCAACTATATTAATAGATTCAGCTCAAACCTTAGGGGCAAAACAAAAAGACATACTTTTAAAAATAATAATACCGGCTTCTTCTCCAAGTATATTAACAGGTTTAAGAATTGGGGCTGGCATAGCTTGGATGTGTGTTGTAGCGGCGGAGATGTTGCCTGGTAGTGATGCAGGGCTTGGATATTTGATTATGTATGCATATATGTTAAGTAGAATGGATATTGTAGTGGCATCTATGATTATAATAGGATTGATTGGTTTAACACTTGATAAAGTATTAAGATATATCGAGGATAAATATTTTAAATGGAAAGTAATGATGAAATGA
- the smc gene encoding chromosome segregation protein SMC produces the protein MTNLSEIHLKNFKSFKNVKLKIPSGFTAILGPNGSGKSNIIDGICFVLGKTSAKSLRAGRFNELITYHKNKRADYAEVSLFFDNSDRKIPIDSDKIGISRKVKLKGDNNYYLIWYEENKDNKRVEKRKKIKKSTVIDIFNKMSLCGEGLNIILQGDLIRLIEMSPRERRKTIDEISGIAEYDEKKEKALRELENAREYIDKIDIRVNEVRANLEKLKKEKEDAKKYVKLSEELKSAKYMLTTKKITILKEAIKNTNENITIIKELKDKFNNDIQNINNNIVDLKNKLENIISELKEKGNEEVMELHKSIKELEVNIDNDKNQLNNGLIDLKNSKNQMETKKNELLETKGKIESIRKETMDKEKEINDIIKTIKQLEGERSSLKSSMEKSETHINILNQQERKLSERLNGYQKELHELRTEMNKINNKINNKNFEINKNNEIIRQLKEELNSINKNSEDTKELYKELEDVGVELQYSKQRLKKLDDEKKELQRSRDLYYSEYAKENAKIKALKEMKKFNVNSTIQNILDAKLPGVIDIAGNLGKTKNEYKTAIEIAGGGRLNNIVVKRMDDGARAINYLKKNNLGRATFLPLDRIRGYEPKHIKGDGVIGRAVDLVEFKEEYRTLFNYIFGSSIIVENLNIAKELSKIHKVRFVSLDGDVVEASGAMVGGSVRRTSNIQVDIDTTKLEKLSTKLKEIEYKLNGNGEDEKEEGINKKIENLNRKINGYSIKKMEIENKLKLIKENENRKLDISKNNSKKIKEMQLINNKLNDELDELEIIQDELESKINKLEENINSAMSTRERILKELKSYEDSSMIKRIREIESKIEKLTKEKDTTENDTKRNAVLIKEVLIPKISETMAKIKELEEKNKLIEQNIKFYKSNIEKTVKQLREKQDRYIELTKDLKELTEKKEKYEQEIENNNNTKRELEEKINNINSEINSLLIDKTKYETLLEEEEKKLYLCEKVEELPDEIYNKLNEMNDTELEQLTIKLDNSIKRLEPINMRAIEDYEYIEQRYNELFDKRKEYEQDEKKYIQLIEEVEKRKKEVFLDVYEKVAKNYEEMYKNIGGTGKLSLENPDNPFEGGLLIDASPRGKSLQTLDVMSGGEKSLTALAFLFAIQRLTPAPFYVLDEVDAALDTKNAGLIGEMVANASKESQFVVISHREQMIAKANTLYGVYMEDGLSKIVGVKL, from the coding sequence AAAATTAAAAGGGGATAATAATTATTATTTAATCTGGTATGAGGAAAATAAAGATAATAAGAGGGTAGAAAAACGGAAAAAAATCAAAAAATCAACCGTAATAGATATATTTAATAAAATGTCATTATGCGGAGAAGGATTAAATATTATACTCCAAGGAGACCTTATAAGATTAATAGAGATGTCCCCACGGGAAAGGAGAAAAACCATAGATGAGATAAGCGGTATTGCCGAATACGATGAAAAAAAGGAAAAGGCATTGCGAGAATTGGAAAACGCACGAGAATATATTGATAAAATAGATATTAGAGTAAATGAAGTAAGGGCAAATCTTGAAAAACTTAAAAAAGAAAAAGAAGATGCCAAAAAATATGTAAAATTAAGCGAAGAATTAAAATCTGCAAAATATATGCTAACCACTAAAAAAATAACAATATTAAAAGAGGCAATCAAAAATACTAACGAAAATATAACAATTATAAAAGAATTAAAAGATAAATTCAATAATGATATACAAAATATAAACAACAATATAGTAGATTTAAAAAATAAACTTGAAAATATTATATCGGAATTAAAGGAAAAAGGAAATGAGGAAGTCATGGAGCTCCACAAGTCCATAAAGGAATTGGAAGTAAATATAGATAACGATAAAAATCAATTAAATAATGGATTAATTGATTTAAAAAATTCAAAAAATCAAATGGAAACCAAAAAAAATGAATTGTTAGAAACCAAAGGTAAAATAGAGAGCATACGAAAGGAAACTATGGATAAGGAGAAGGAAATAAATGATATAATTAAAACGATAAAACAGTTGGAGGGGGAAAGGAGCTCCCTTAAATCGTCAATGGAAAAAAGTGAAACACATATAAATATATTAAATCAGCAGGAAAGAAAACTTTCAGAGCGATTAAATGGATATCAAAAGGAATTGCATGAATTACGAACAGAAATGAATAAAATAAATAATAAAATAAATAATAAAAATTTTGAAATAAATAAAAATAATGAAATAATAAGGCAATTAAAAGAGGAATTGAATTCAATTAATAAAAATAGCGAAGATACAAAAGAATTATACAAAGAGCTGGAAGATGTGGGAGTAGAATTACAATATTCTAAACAACGATTAAAAAAATTGGATGATGAAAAAAAGGAGCTCCAAAGAAGTAGAGATTTATACTATTCAGAATATGCAAAGGAAAATGCAAAGATTAAGGCATTAAAAGAAATGAAAAAATTCAATGTAAATAGCACAATACAAAATATATTGGATGCAAAACTACCAGGAGTTATAGATATTGCTGGAAATCTTGGAAAAACTAAAAACGAATATAAAACAGCAATAGAAATAGCAGGAGGAGGACGATTAAACAATATTGTTGTTAAAAGAATGGACGATGGAGCACGGGCAATAAACTACCTAAAAAAGAACAATTTGGGAAGGGCCACATTTTTACCATTGGATAGAATAAGAGGATATGAGCCAAAACACATAAAGGGAGACGGTGTAATCGGTAGAGCGGTAGATTTGGTAGAATTTAAAGAGGAATATAGAACATTATTTAACTATATATTTGGGAGCTCCATCATTGTAGAAAATCTAAATATAGCAAAAGAATTATCAAAAATCCATAAAGTGCGGTTTGTATCTCTTGATGGCGATGTAGTGGAGGCTTCTGGTGCTATGGTAGGGGGAAGTGTAAGGAGAACCTCAAATATACAGGTGGATATTGATACCACCAAATTAGAAAAACTTTCAACTAAATTAAAAGAAATAGAATATAAATTAAACGGAAATGGCGAAGACGAAAAAGAAGAGGGAATAAATAAAAAAATAGAAAATTTAAACAGAAAAATAAACGGATATTCAATTAAAAAAATGGAAATAGAAAATAAATTAAAATTAATAAAGGAAAATGAAAATAGAAAGCTCGATATTAGTAAAAATAACAGCAAAAAAATAAAAGAAATGCAATTAATAAATAATAAATTAAATGATGAATTGGATGAATTAGAGATTATACAGGATGAATTAGAAAGCAAAATAAACAAACTTGAAGAAAATATAAATTCAGCAATGTCAACAAGAGAAAGGATATTAAAAGAATTAAAATCTTATGAAGATTCTTCAATGATAAAAAGAATTAGAGAAATTGAAAGCAAAATCGAAAAATTAACAAAAGAAAAGGATACAACCGAAAATGATACTAAAAGAAATGCTGTTCTTATAAAGGAAGTTCTTATTCCGAAAATATCCGAAACTATGGCGAAAATAAAAGAGTTAGAGGAAAAAAACAAATTAATTGAACAGAATATTAAATTCTACAAATCAAATATTGAGAAAACCGTAAAACAATTGAGAGAAAAACAGGACAGATATATAGAATTAACAAAAGATTTAAAGGAATTAACAGAAAAAAAGGAAAAATACGAACAAGAAATAGAAAACAATAATAATACCAAAAGGGAGTTGGAAGAAAAAATAAATAACATAAACAGTGAAATAAACAGTCTTTTAATAGATAAAACAAAATATGAAACGCTTTTGGAAGAGGAAGAGAAAAAATTATATTTATGTGAGAAGGTAGAGGAGCTCCCAGACGAAATATACAATAAATTAAATGAAATGAACGATACAGAGTTAGAGCAACTAACTATAAAATTAGATAATAGCATAAAACGGCTTGAACCGATAAATATGAGGGCAATAGAGGATTATGAATATATTGAACAAAGATACAATGAATTATTTGATAAAAGAAAAGAATATGAACAGGACGAGAAAAAATACATTCAATTAATTGAGGAAGTGGAGAAACGGAAAAAAGAAGTATTTTTAGATGTTTATGAGAAGGTAGCTAAAAATTATGAAGAAATGTATAAAAATATAGGGGGCACTGGAAAATTAAGTTTAGAAAATCCCGATAATCCATTTGAAGGAGGACTATTAATTGATGCTTCACCGCGGGGCAAATCCCTTCAAACCTTAGATGTAATGAGCGGAGGGGAAAAATCACTTACAGCTTTGGCGTTTTTATTTGCCATACAGAGATTAACTCCTGCACCGTTTTATGTTCTTGATGAGGTTGATGCTGCACTAGATACAAAAAATGCAGGATTAATTGGGGAAATGGTTGCAAATGCTTCCAAAGAATCTCAATTTGTAGTTATATCCCATAGAGAACAGATGATAGCCAAAGCTAATACGCTGTATGGTGTTTATATGGAAGATGGATTGAGTAAAATTGTAGGTGTGAAATTATAA
- a CDS encoding PhoU domain-containing protein encodes MLRGKDATLVAIIKIIIETEPETQDDIAEKLNISRRYVAKLIKPLVDEDIIKHPYIVDMDKLSKLDLYDDVDKPLNNIIELYGKMANNVLYNLNKTYKSLKINDIETAKGVIAQDYRLNRMEEEIGVSIKMNSLRYLPMEQSMRLSVIAANIERCGDYISNIAEEITNGLKIDEPLYDDVELLFNIITEMFELAMDRVRNNTSNYKIYELEGELHKTIDTILEKISEKGCESKYISYYIQFGMFLKDIERFGDRCIKIFEASRDFYHNLKQQ; translated from the coding sequence ATGCTTAGGGGAAAGGATGCAACATTAGTAGCAATTATAAAAATAATAATTGAAACAGAACCAGAAACACAGGACGATATAGCCGAAAAATTAAATATTAGTAGGCGATATGTGGCAAAATTAATAAAACCATTAGTAGATGAAGATATAATCAAGCATCCTTACATAGTAGATATGGACAAATTATCAAAACTTGATTTATATGATGATGTGGATAAACCACTAAATAATATTATTGAGTTATATGGAAAAATGGCAAACAATGTTTTATATAATTTAAATAAAACATATAAATCTTTAAAAATTAATGATATAGAAACCGCAAAAGGAGTAATAGCCCAAGATTACAGATTAAACAGAATGGAGGAGGAAATAGGAGTATCTATTAAAATGAATAGTTTAAGATATTTACCTATGGAGCAATCTATGAGATTATCGGTAATAGCCGCAAATATAGAACGATGTGGGGATTATATCTCCAATATTGCGGAGGAAATTACAAATGGTTTAAAAATAGATGAACCACTATATGATGATGTGGAGCTCCTATTCAATATAATCACAGAAATGTTTGAACTTGCCATGGACAGGGTGAGAAATAATACTTCAAACTATAAAATTTATGAGTTGGAGGGGGAGCTCCATAAAACAATAGATACAATTTTAGAAAAAATTTCAGAAAAAGGATGCGAATCAAAATATATTTCTTATTATATTCAATTTGGAATGTTTTTAAAAGATATTGAAAGGTTTGGGGATAGGTGTATAAAGATTTTTGAAGCTTCAAGGGATTTTTATCATAATTTAAAACAACAATAA
- a CDS encoding nucleoside triphosphate pyrophosphohydrolase produces the protein MKKTIYDKLVRDKIPKIIEKSGHNPMVYIAEDNEYMGRLYDKLIEEIEEFKENPSSEELADILEVCEAIGTYYGISLNEVKEIKNKKFKERGGFSKKLILKEVIEDG, from the coding sequence ATGAAAAAAACCATATATGACAAACTTGTAAGAGATAAAATTCCAAAAATTATTGAAAAAAGCGGCCATAATCCAATGGTTTATATTGCAGAGGATAACGAATATATGGGCCGATTATATGATAAATTAATAGAAGAAATTGAAGAGTTTAAAGAAAATCCATCTTCTGAGGAGTTAGCAGATATTTTAGAAGTTTGCGAAGCTATTGGGACATATTATGGGATTTCTCTTAATGAAGTTAAAGAAATAAAAAATAAAAAATTCAAAGAAAGAGGGGGATTTTCAAAAAAACTTATTTTAAAAGAAGTAATCGAGGATGGTTAA
- the purB gene encoding adenylosuccinate lyase gives MAVHPIDFRYGSKEMKEVWEEETKLQKMLEVEAAIAMAQGELGIIPMEAAEEINRKASTKFVSLERAKEIEMETRHDIVSMVKAFAEVCDNGAGEYIHFGATSNDIVDTSQSLQFKDAVKILLEKLETLKGELLAKAEEHKTTVCIGRTHGQHAIPTTYGMKFALWASELQRHIDRLNSCKDRLCVSMITGAVGTMAALGENGMTIHKRVGELLGLTPVLISNQVIQRDRHGEFMAILALIAQTLNKIGITVRSMQRTEIKELEEEFDASKQTGSSTMPHKRNPITFEQICGLSRVVKANALGEFDNIPLWEERDLTNSSAERCLFPESCVLLDHILNLSIKGMRKLTVNLQNVQRNLEATNGLIMAERAMITLANKGMGRQTAYGVVRVCAMKSFEENRHLKEVLMEDAEVMKFMNKEELDSLFDYSTYIGLAPEIVENVINELKNK, from the coding sequence ATGGCAGTGCATCCTATTGATTTTAGATATGGTTCAAAAGAAATGAAAGAAGTTTGGGAAGAAGAAACAAAACTTCAAAAAATGCTTGAAGTTGAGGCAGCTATTGCAATGGCACAGGGAGAATTAGGTATAATTCCTATGGAAGCTGCTGAGGAAATAAATAGAAAGGCGTCAACAAAATTTGTAAGCCTTGAAAGAGCAAAAGAGATTGAAATGGAAACCAGACACGATATAGTATCAATGGTTAAGGCTTTTGCGGAAGTTTGTGATAATGGTGCAGGAGAATATATCCATTTTGGAGCTACTTCAAATGATATAGTGGATACATCCCAATCACTTCAATTTAAAGATGCTGTAAAAATATTGTTAGAAAAATTAGAGACATTAAAAGGGGAGCTCCTTGCAAAAGCAGAGGAACACAAAACAACAGTATGTATAGGTAGAACACATGGACAGCATGCCATACCTACAACATACGGAATGAAATTCGCATTATGGGCTTCGGAGCTCCAAAGACATATTGACAGATTAAACAGCTGTAAAGATAGATTATGTGTTTCCATGATTACGGGAGCCGTTGGAACTATGGCGGCTCTCGGAGAAAATGGAATGACAATTCATAAAAGAGTAGGGGAGCTCCTTGGTTTAACTCCTGTTTTAATCTCCAATCAAGTAATCCAAAGAGATAGACACGGGGAATTTATGGCAATTCTCGCCTTAATTGCTCAAACACTCAATAAAATAGGTATAACTGTAAGAAGCATGCAAAGAACAGAAATTAAAGAATTGGAAGAAGAATTCGATGCTTCAAAACAAACTGGGAGCTCCACGATGCCACACAAAAGAAATCCTATTACATTTGAGCAAATTTGCGGTTTATCCAGAGTTGTAAAGGCTAATGCACTTGGAGAGTTTGACAACATTCCATTGTGGGAAGAAAGAGATTTAACAAATTCCTCAGCTGAAAGATGTTTATTCCCTGAATCCTGTGTATTGTTAGACCATATATTAAATTTATCAATAAAAGGAATGAGAAAATTAACAGTGAATCTCCAAAATGTTCAAAGAAACCTTGAAGCTACAAACGGGCTTATTATGGCAGAAAGAGCTATGATTACTTTGGCAAATAAAGGAATGGGAAGACAGACCGCCTATGGTGTTGTTAGAGTTTGTGCTATGAAGTCATTTGAGGAAAACAGACATTTAAAAGAAGTGTTAATGGAAGATGCCGAAGTAATGAAGTTTATGAATAAAGAAGAACTTGACAGCTTATTTGATTATTCAACATACATAGGATTAGCCCCTGAAATTGTTGAAAATGTGATTAATGAATTAAAAAATAAATAA
- the thpR gene encoding RNA 2',3'-cyclic phosphodiesterase: MRCFLAIELTDKLKEKIGELQNNFKINGIKSVEKENLHITVKFLGDIDDDKLEKIKLVDLSINPVNTPIKEVGVFPNENYIKIIWVGAPKLTNTLKEIDEKISELGFKKERSYIPHITIGRVKFIKDKNHLKEKIEKYKNIKFDNLEVKNIVLIGSQLTEKGPIYTTIKKW, encoded by the coding sequence ATGAGATGCTTTTTAGCCATTGAATTAACAGATAAATTAAAAGAAAAAATTGGAGAATTACAAAACAATTTTAAAATAAATGGCATTAAGTCGGTAGAAAAAGAAAATTTACATATTACGGTTAAATTTTTAGGAGATATTGATGATGATAAGCTGGAAAAAATAAAACTCGTTGATTTATCTATCAATCCAGTTAACACACCAATTAAAGAAGTGGGAGTATTTCCCAATGAAAATTATATAAAAATTATTTGGGTAGGAGCTCCCAAATTAACAAACACACTAAAAGAAATTGACGAGAAAATTTCAGAACTTGGCTTTAAAAAAGAAAGAAGCTATATTCCCCATATCACAATTGGGAGAGTAAAATTTATTAAAGATAAAAACCATTTAAAAGAAAAAATTGAAAAATATAAAAATATTAAATTTGATAATTTAGAAGTTAAAAATATTGTTTTAATTGGTAGCCAATTAACGGAAAAAGGACCGATTTATACAACAATTAAAAAATGGTAA
- a CDS encoding Trm112 family protein yields MDWIKEYLHILQCPFCGGDLGLQNNKLICKNCNKKYPIKDNIPIFLEDDIL; encoded by the coding sequence ATGGACTGGATAAAAGAATATTTACATATTCTCCAATGTCCTTTTTGTGGGGGAGATTTGGGGCTTCAAAATAATAAATTAATTTGTAAAAATTGTAATAAAAAATATCCGATAAAAGATAACATACCAATATTTTTAGAAGATGATATTTTATGA